The following coding sequences lie in one Pseudomonas syringae CC1557 genomic window:
- a CDS encoding isopenicillin N synthase family dioxygenase codes for MTLQYVPIINLAPYFSGTPDGKAAVAQAVNQACKDLGFLVITEHQIPDELIERVSRLTRQFFDLPLAEKRKVDRPSPEMVRGYSAVAEESLSYSLEESAPGDLKESFSIGPSDVPAEDYYHNAVAGPHFAPNVWPAEEQVPGFRQAYREYFEAMSQLAQSLMRLFALALELDECFFDDKIDRHISMFRSLSYPDIKTEVEAGQLRASAHTDYGSLTIVRPDNALGGLQVRNQKGEWVDVPYVENGFVVNIGDLMMQWTNDQWISTLHRVVNPPMTSEQDNRRQSLVFFHQPNYDTLIQCLPGCLPPGATPRHAPVTSGDHLLAKFVKQTTFGGSKVA; via the coding sequence ATGACTCTGCAATATGTGCCCATCATCAACCTTGCTCCCTATTTTTCAGGAACACCGGACGGCAAGGCCGCCGTGGCGCAGGCGGTCAATCAGGCGTGCAAGGACCTCGGCTTTCTGGTAATCACCGAACACCAGATTCCAGATGAGTTGATTGAGCGGGTTTCACGTCTGACTCGACAGTTCTTCGATTTGCCACTCGCTGAAAAGCGCAAAGTCGACCGGCCAAGCCCGGAAATGGTGCGGGGTTACAGCGCAGTGGCTGAGGAGAGTCTTTCGTATTCACTGGAAGAAAGTGCGCCGGGCGACCTCAAGGAGTCATTCTCCATCGGGCCCAGTGATGTGCCCGCCGAGGACTACTACCACAACGCCGTGGCAGGCCCACACTTCGCGCCCAACGTCTGGCCAGCCGAAGAGCAGGTGCCAGGCTTTCGACAGGCTTACAGAGAGTATTTCGAGGCGATGAGCCAACTGGCCCAATCGCTGATGCGCCTGTTCGCGCTGGCACTGGAGCTGGACGAGTGTTTCTTTGATGACAAGATCGATCGGCACATCAGCATGTTTCGCAGCCTGAGCTACCCGGACATCAAGACCGAGGTCGAAGCCGGGCAGCTACGCGCCAGTGCGCACACCGACTACGGCAGCCTGACCATTGTGCGTCCCGACAACGCGCTGGGCGGTTTGCAGGTCCGCAACCAGAAGGGCGAATGGGTCGATGTGCCCTATGTCGAAAACGGTTTCGTGGTCAATATCGGTGACCTGATGATGCAGTGGACCAACGATCAGTGGATCTCCACCTTGCATCGCGTCGTCAACCCGCCCATGACCAGCGAGCAGGACAACCGACGTCAATCGCTGGTGTTCTTCCACCAGCCAAATTACGACACCCTGATCCAGTGCTTGCCCGGCTGCCTGCCACCCGGCGCAACGCCTCGCCATGCGCCAGTCACCTCCGGCGATCACCTGCTGGCCAAGTTCGTCAAACAGACGACCTTCGGCGGCAGCAAGGTGGCCTGA
- a CDS encoding VOC family protein, whose translation MNTLSYVNVFAQDVIALSSFYSELFGFSEIESIRSPIFRGLDTGKSCIGFNALDAYELLGLDEFEGSTGCRFLLNIDVDEQEDVDRLVPVAVDLGARLVKEPYLTYYNWYQAVLLDPEGNVFRINYMF comes from the coding sequence ATGAATACATTGTCTTACGTAAACGTGTTTGCTCAGGACGTAATTGCCCTGAGCAGTTTTTATTCGGAGTTGTTTGGCTTCAGTGAAATTGAGTCGATCAGATCGCCGATCTTTCGCGGGCTGGACACCGGCAAATCCTGCATCGGCTTCAATGCGCTCGATGCTTACGAATTGCTGGGGCTGGATGAATTCGAAGGCAGCACCGGCTGCCGGTTCCTGCTGAATATCGATGTTGATGAACAGGAGGATGTGGACCGTCTTGTGCCAGTGGCGGTGGATCTGGGTGCCAGGTTGGTGAAGGAGCCGTATTTGACGTATTACAACTGGTATCAGGCCGTGTTGCTGGATCCTGAGGGGAATGTGTTTCGGATTAATTATATGTTTTGA
- a CDS encoding methyl-accepting chemotaxis protein produces MFDKLSISQKLYFSFTVIVLFIAALVASSYRGFGQVEDATDYNLHSYQVIRASQSALEQLINIETGMRGFVISSKDVFLEPLISGQKRFSEELDLLKRLTADNSEQQRRLASLGEMQKRWLDEDINPILAMRRDLTARNTSSDEVDKRVTSGADKAKMDGMRATLAEITAEENKLLVTRSQQMVDAKHFAILVLIYGGLAAALLSAVLATALGRSTTARLQLAIDAATAIANGKLDTVIDTSSRDELPKAFDRMQIRLREMIQQISQAANQLVVAVQQISGASEQLSGAIQEQSTSASMMAATIEELTVSIHHVSENADEAHQLASRSGQQSKDGALVIENTLSSMNGIAKTVQLSSAQVADLGQHSEHISSIVSVIQGIADQTNLLALNAAIEAARAGEQGRGFAVVADEVRLLAQNTGKSTKEIAGMIEKIQAGVRETVESMRTGVVEVNQGVEMAGTAGQAIIEIRDSSSKVLQVVDQISFALREQTAASQDVARNVERSAQMSEQNNMSVQELLKTSGGLKSLAISLQQEVSKFQL; encoded by the coding sequence ATGTTCGACAAACTCAGTATTTCGCAAAAGCTTTACTTTAGTTTTACCGTCATTGTCCTCTTCATAGCTGCTTTGGTCGCAAGTTCTTATAGAGGATTTGGACAGGTCGAAGATGCGACTGACTATAATCTCCATAGTTATCAGGTTATTCGCGCGTCACAATCGGCACTTGAGCAGCTTATAAATATAGAAACCGGTATGCGAGGCTTTGTCATATCTTCGAAAGATGTTTTTCTGGAACCGTTAATATCCGGTCAGAAACGCTTTTCTGAAGAGCTTGACTTGCTCAAGCGCTTGACGGCGGATAATTCAGAGCAACAGCGACGACTTGCCTCGCTTGGCGAGATGCAGAAACGTTGGCTTGATGAAGATATCAATCCAATCCTCGCCATGCGCAGGGATCTGACCGCGCGCAACACTTCCTCTGACGAAGTGGACAAGCGCGTTACATCAGGCGCCGATAAAGCGAAGATGGACGGCATGCGAGCTACGCTTGCCGAGATCACTGCTGAGGAGAACAAGCTACTTGTGACGAGAAGCCAGCAAATGGTCGACGCCAAACATTTTGCCATACTGGTATTGATCTACGGTGGCCTTGCAGCAGCGCTGCTCTCTGCAGTCCTTGCTACTGCACTGGGGCGTAGCACTACCGCACGCCTACAACTGGCGATTGATGCTGCCACCGCAATTGCCAACGGCAAACTGGATACTGTGATCGACACAAGCAGTCGTGATGAGCTGCCCAAAGCCTTCGACCGGATGCAAATCCGCTTGCGTGAAATGATTCAACAGATAAGCCAGGCAGCCAATCAATTGGTAGTTGCCGTGCAGCAGATTTCCGGGGCGTCCGAGCAACTTTCCGGGGCGATTCAAGAGCAGTCAACGTCGGCATCTATGATGGCTGCTACCATCGAAGAGCTGACGGTCAGTATTCATCATGTTTCTGAAAACGCCGATGAGGCTCACCAGCTTGCCAGCCGCTCAGGTCAGCAATCCAAAGATGGTGCACTGGTCATCGAAAATACCCTGTCGAGCATGAATGGTATAGCCAAGACTGTGCAGCTCTCGTCTGCTCAAGTTGCAGATCTGGGTCAGCACTCCGAGCATATTTCGTCAATTGTCAGTGTTATCCAAGGCATCGCCGATCAGACCAATCTGCTGGCGCTTAACGCCGCCATTGAAGCTGCTCGTGCCGGGGAACAAGGTCGCGGATTTGCTGTGGTTGCCGACGAGGTGCGCCTGCTGGCTCAAAACACCGGCAAGTCGACCAAAGAGATCGCTGGCATGATCGAGAAAATTCAGGCGGGTGTCCGGGAGACGGTCGAAAGCATGCGCACTGGTGTAGTGGAAGTCAACCAGGGCGTCGAGATGGCCGGGACTGCGGGTCAGGCCATCATCGAGATCCGTGACAGTTCAAGCAAAGTACTACAAGTGGTTGATCAGATTTCCTTCGCTTTACGTGAGCAGACTGCAGCCAGCCAGGATGTAGCACGTAATGTAGAGCGGTCGGCGCAGATGTCCGAACAAAACAACATGTCGGTTCAGGAGCTGCTCAAAACCAGCGGAGGTTTGAAAAGCCTCGCCATCAGCCTGCAGCAGGAAGTGAGCAAGTTTCAGCTTTAA
- a CDS encoding site-specific integrase: MGRKPINPDSVTRLRKRKQRSGVVYYYYDIGGSPRKEIPLGSDYGMAIVEYAKLEKSRTSSALVQQVLTFAYVAEKYMIEVVPTKSPATQKDNARELKQLLKFFDDPPAPLEAIEPQHVVQYLRQRGKTAPVRANREKALLSAIWNFARSAGYTALANPCAGVKGHKEVGRDHYIEDEMFALVYSHAEQPLRDALDLFYLTGQRIADTLKMDERDIRDGRLWVQQGKTNAKRRIEITGELKVVIDRIMTRKEGHRMRTSRLIVMDNGQPMTSSMLRGRFDAAREAAGVEKGEFQMRDLRAKAGTDKAESSGDILQARDQLGHTTVVMTENYIRKRIGKKVTPTK; encoded by the coding sequence ATGGGAAGAAAGCCTATTAATCCCGACAGCGTCACACGCCTCAGAAAGCGTAAACAGCGCAGCGGGGTCGTCTATTACTACTATGACATCGGAGGTTCACCGCGAAAGGAAATCCCACTCGGCTCTGACTATGGCATGGCAATCGTCGAGTACGCCAAGCTGGAGAAGAGCCGAACATCCTCGGCTCTCGTACAGCAGGTGCTGACCTTCGCGTATGTCGCGGAGAAGTACATGATCGAGGTGGTGCCGACCAAAAGCCCGGCCACGCAGAAAGACAACGCCAGGGAGCTGAAGCAGCTTCTGAAGTTCTTCGACGATCCTCCAGCACCGCTGGAAGCGATCGAACCTCAACACGTCGTGCAGTACCTGCGCCAGCGAGGAAAGACTGCTCCTGTCCGGGCAAACAGGGAGAAGGCGCTACTGAGTGCTATCTGGAATTTTGCAAGGAGCGCCGGCTACACGGCGCTGGCCAACCCGTGTGCGGGTGTTAAGGGTCACAAGGAAGTTGGGCGAGACCATTACATCGAGGACGAAATGTTTGCCCTAGTTTACAGCCACGCAGAACAGCCGTTGCGCGATGCTCTGGACCTGTTCTATCTGACCGGGCAGCGGATCGCGGACACGCTGAAAATGGATGAGCGCGATATACGCGACGGCAGACTATGGGTTCAGCAAGGCAAAACGAATGCAAAAAGGAGGATTGAAATTACAGGTGAGCTGAAGGTGGTCATTGACCGCATTATGACCAGAAAGGAAGGACACAGGATGCGCACCTCCAGGCTGATCGTTATGGACAACGGCCAGCCCATGACGAGCAGTATGTTGCGAGGGAGATTTGACGCGGCACGCGAGGCGGCCGGTGTGGAGAAGGGAGAATTTCAGATGCGAGACCTGCGAGCGAAAGCCGGCACGGATAAGGCTGAGTCGAGCGGCGATATCCTTCAAGCCCGCGATCAGCTCGGGCACACCACCGTGGTGATGACCGAGAATTACATCCGCAAAAGGATCGGGAAAAAGGTCACTCCAACCAAGTGA
- a CDS encoding DUF4224 domain-containing protein, giving the protein MGEIHFLSHEEVCTLTGAKTKAGQITVLKRNGIRHTIKRSGWPCVIASALTGEAVTTTTTGKPKWQPRLVG; this is encoded by the coding sequence ATGGGCGAAATTCATTTTCTGTCGCACGAAGAGGTGTGCACCCTAACCGGTGCCAAAACGAAAGCCGGGCAAATAACAGTGTTAAAGCGGAACGGGATTCGGCACACGATTAAACGAAGTGGCTGGCCGTGCGTCATTGCATCGGCGCTGACAGGCGAAGCCGTGACCACCACGACTACAGGCAAACCTAAATGGCAGCCACGGCTGGTGGGATAA